TTTTGTAGCCTACTATTCCAGTATCATTACATTTAGACAAGAATAACTATAATGAAAGCACATTTAactaaaaattcaaaattaaaagaTCATACATCATGTCACATGTTACAATGTGAAGTTTTTAATGGTAGGCTATAAATGTATAGCTCAATATACTAATTTCAGTACTTTATACAGAAATGTCAAACCATTATTTTGTTGAGTATTAAATTTGACAGTTTTCATTAATTGTTCTTTGTATTCCTTTATAATTAAAACAGTTATAAAGGAATGTAAAGaacaattaatgaaaatgtttaaattatttacatttatttacaaggCATAGTTCAATAAAGTTCAACAGAACAGTAGAACTGTAATAGTCAAAACGTTTGAAAACGAGTCACATTTCTGTTTAgtattcatgattattttattaattacctttttatttagttctgtttttttcagttttataacctcaaatttgatgatgttttttaaaGCCATTATGTCTACAATAGCTTGATTTTCAGCAGAGCTATTGCCCAATATCTCCCCAAATGATCGCAGGCAGTTAtataacacaacaacaaaaaagttagcTGACATGTCGAACAAATCTCATACATCCCCAGCAAAACACATCAAAtgagaaaaatctaaataaaataaaaaagagaaagaaaatatagccctgaccaaaaaaaaatttaaatagtaatCCACTTTTGAGAAGTTCTGTTACGGGCTTTCTGTCTAATCTCACCGGTCTCGGTGTTGCATTTCCAGGCATCTCGCTCCAGTAGTGAAGTGCACTCGGGATTGGACCTTCGCTGGGAGGCGGGGCAGACTGAACTCGCAGGTAAACTTCTTGAAGGTAGTGTGTGGAGACGCGGAGAGAGAAGTGATTTTAAGAGTGTAGCAAAACACCTCGCAGCCCTGCCCTCGTCCAGCCTCCCGGCTCCCGCAATCTGCATGCCATACGGTTGAATGGAGAGCAGAACCGGTGTGAGACTGCACTGAGGAGGAGGAGGGACATGAGCTACCGGAGAGAAAGGAGGCGGGGAGTAGGATGTAAAGAGAAAAGAACCCCTTGTTCTGCAAtcatatgtaaaattaaaatgactttttgggcaaaatacaaataattcaaCAACTTTTCAACGAGTCGACTTTTTAAGAGACTTCCTGTCTATAATTTTCTATTTGCCGTCGTCAACTAGCCTACCTAAAAGACTtcttaaacaaaaactttttctaataaaatcatataaaatcatTTCAAGGTCCCCACACCTATTGTCCAATGAGTTTCCTTGACATTTCAATCCCTTCCTAAATaagggcaaaaataaataaataaatatatatatatactgtacagtaattACATTCACAGAATAATTCGATATTTCAGAGCATAACTACAAAAAAAGGCATATTCACTACAATTTATTATAACCTTCATTCATTTTGTAAGAACAAAATTTAATGGAAATTCAATCTGCTGAATTCAAAATGTTCACACGCACATATAGTCTTCAAATAAAATTTGATATTATATTAGATATTGGATATCTAAAATAATCTTTGGTATGAAcagattatatacacacacacacacacacacacaactgactAAAACATTAACAGAAATACTGCATAAGTAAGCAACAGGCATCAGGACCGTCTACCAAAACTAGTCATGTAAACAAAGTACAGTTGATGGTTCATTGCTTAGAAATACAACATGTgtgaaatgtcaaaatgtatttttttttggattgGATGGTTGGTCAGAGCAGCTGATTTGTCAGCTTTGGAATTTGAAGTCTCTTACAGGTCCATAACACTAGAAAGTATTACTGTGGGGTCATATTaggatatatataattaatatataaaaatattttctttcatttaatgtTCTATCAacagtaaaatgttgtataacctatttaaaagacattttgttttcctttttgctAGTTGTTGCTTCTATGAAAATGTCAGTCAACTGGCCTTTGTGATGTGCTGTACATTTATGTTCATTAACTGTTAATTTTACACACAGTCTCTTGGTCACAACCCTCGAGTAGAGCACCGTAGCGTTTCTTCACATCCTCGTACATTGGGACAGGGTCGGTGAGTCCAGGCAAGGTCAAAGATTTCTCATTGAGTCGCACACCCATTCTAATCCCCTCCGGGCATTTATACAGCACTACCAGCAGGTTCGCAGCGTATGGCACAATGTTCCCACTTCTTAATATTCTCTTCTTCTGGGTTGCAAAGTTAGTTGAGCTAAGAGGGATGTCATCCTTGAACAGATCCAGCAAGGAGAGGAGGGGTAACAGGGTCTCAGCATGGCCGACCTGCACTGTCACAGCCTCTGACAGAGCACCATctgaactgagagagagagagagagagagagaagataaaCAATAATACAGAATGAAACAGAGAAAACCGATGTATTAGGttaaaaaatttgtatttatcattatttttggGGATAAATTGAATGCAATTGTATTCAATACAATTCAGCAAAAATCactataaaaataagaaaataatcagaataaaatcaataaacatttaatagttttagtacttccacattacaaaaaaaaaaaattatgttttgtttttataaactgtGAATGCTATAAActgtactgtaaatattttttttacattttaaacaagtgtgGTATAACACTTTTTCTACATGCTTTACtgaagctcaaacagtagagcatgtcGTTTGCACTGCCAAAGTCATAGGTTCAATTCTCAGCGAACTGAACAtgcatgaaataattaaaaaatgtatgttttcaatGCAGTGCAAGTTTCTAGCTATAAAAGTGTCTGCAACATGCATAAATGTATACTTCAGACGAATTATCATGAccctaaatgagaaaaaaagtcacaaaacaCATTAGTGTGTGTCTAGGTACTTATACGTCACTGTGGGTTTTTCCTCCCTAATGTGatctttgaaagaaaaaaattgaaaaatatatacagCACATACACATCAAGCTACACATCAATGTCCTTATACTGAGATCAATGAAACAAACACAAAGGGAAATGTGAACAGGGAGTTCACCACTAATCTTGAATATATTGCACAGGAGTACCAGCAATAAACACTTCCTGTTGTGCAGTCATTCATAAAACAGACTGACCATAAATGAGCCTGAGCAGCATTTTCTGAATGTGTAGGTTAAAGTTATTACctcataaacatttaaaagctGATGAATCCTGAATAAACACAAACGTACACTGCAAATAGGTCAACCAGTTAGGCAACACAAGCAGAGGGAGGCTGTTTTGTTAATGGTGATGTCAGCACAAAGTAGTATGATAAAGAGTTTTAGCAAACACTATTTAATTATACACTAGACTGACGTGTTTGACTGTTGTGCTTGTGTCTTGCAGCTCGCGCATGACATAGCATTTTACAAACATGATGCTAAAGTAAAAGTAGTTGAACATTTAGTGAATTCCATGGCCCAAAAACACACCCTAACCATATTGTACTTTGAGACTTCTTAgtgtttaaaattcatttttaatgttgtccaacaaaatataacatatgactgttttacagtttttctttgcAAATAAAACATCTGCAAATAGAATTCTTAAATACACAGCTGTAGGGTGATACTTAGAGATGTCTAGGCTAAAAGATTGCTTGGTTGTCATGGATAGGATGTCTCAAATGGACTTGTTTGGTCAAAAATGTACAGTTGTAGAATATACTTACTTGGCCTTATATTGCAGTAACATTATTCTGATGTCAAGCAGtgagtttttaaataatttgttgccTGGACAAAGATGCTTAGGCTTTTATCACACAGCAGATGTCTGAATATCATAGACAAGAATTTAGATGTGTTAGGGACATTCACATCATATCAGCCTACAGTATTTTAGTATCAAATGGAGTAAAATGTTCTTATTTCCTTCTTGTCTGATGCTATTAGCTACTTTAAAATTTATTTAGTTATGATGAGCATTAAAAAGAGGGGAAAAGCCAGATAAACATCAAGAAAAGACCTGTTTGGTTGGATTTCTGGAACTAGCTAGAGATGGCTATATTATGATTCCGTAAACACTGCATAGAACTTCtgtaaatatttgtgtgtgtacagaacacaattaaaaaataaaagccaaaCTAACAACCAAATTTAGCTGCCGTGTGTATGTGGCCAACTGCATTTGAAACCTGTATGGCCATCTTTCCACCatcaaacacaaaaggagatgtttagctCAATGTTCAAGCCGCTCTTTTCCAAATTGGGAAACCAATTAATGACTACAAGCTTTCAAGCTCAAAAAAGCAAGCTATAAGTATAAACAATTTGATAGTATGAATGAAATTTAGTGTCATACTTTCAGAAGTATGGCAAAAGTATCTCAGCAAATAAAGTTAGATGAAGTAAAAGAGTAAATGAATATTCTCAAATGAATGAATGGCCAaatgtatacatgtaaatataaggacatatacaggtccttctgaaaaaaatagcatattgtgataaagttcattattttccataatgtaatgataaaaattaaactttcatatattttagattcattgcacaccaactgaaatatttcaggtcttttattgttttaatactgatgattttggcatacagctcatgaaaacccaaaatgcctgtctcaaaaaattagcatatttcatccgaccaataaaagaaaagtgtttttaatacaaaaaaagtcaaccttcaaattattatgttcagttatgcactcaatacttggtcgggaatccttttgcagaaatgactgcttcaatgcggcatggcatggaggcaatcagcctgtggcactgctgaggtgttatggaggcccaggatgcttcgatagcggccttaagctcatccagagtgttgggtcttgcgtctctcaactttctcttcacaatatcccacagattctctatggggttcaggtcaggagagttggcaggccaattgagcacagtaataccatggtcagtaaaccatttaccagtggttttggcactgtgagcaggtgccaggtcgtgctgaaaaacaaaatcttcatctctataaagcttttcagcagatggaagcatgaagtgctccaaaatctcctgatagctagctgcattgaccctgcccttgataaaacacagtggaccaacaccagcagctgacatggcaccccagaacaacactgactgtgggtacttgacactggacttcaggcattttggcatttccttctccccagtcttcctccagactctggcaccttcatttccgaatgacatgcaaaatttgtacaaaagtccagtgctgcttctctgtagcccaggtcaggcgcttctgccgctgtttctggttcaaaagtggcttgacctggggattgcggcacctgtagcccatttcctgcacacgcctgtgcacggtggctctggatgtttctactccagactcagtccactgcttccgcaggtcccccaaggtctggaatcggtccttctccacaatcttcctcagggtccggtcacctcttctcgttgtgcagcgtttttagccacactttttccttcccaaagacttcccactgaggtgccttgatacagcactctgggaacagcctgttcgtacagaaatttctttctgtgtcttaccctcttgcttgagggtgtcaatgatggccttctggtcagcagtcttacccatgattgcggttttgagtaatgaaccaggctgggagtttttaaaagcctcaggaatcttttgcaggtgtttagagttaattagttgattcagatgattaggttaatagcttgtttagagaaccttttcatgatacgctaattttttgagacaggaattttgggttttcatgagctgtatgccaaaatcatcagtattaaaacaataaaagacctgaaatatttcagttggtgtgcaattaatctaaaatatatgaaagtttaatttttatcattacattattgaaaataatgaactttatcacaatatgctaattttttgagaaggacctgtatacttATTTGTGGATACACTCAACCGTCTAGTTTAATGACACACAACCTCCTCACACccaagtttgcttaacttttggTATGAAATTCAAACATAGAAAAGGGTGTTTAACAGACCCAAGAGAATGATGAATAGGAGGATTACTGGTTATTACACAAGAGAATTATATCACTCTAGTACCGGTTCAGATGCTGTGTATTCAGTGTAATGTGGCGTGTAATGGCTCTGTGTGTGAAGTGGGCAGTGGGTGTGAGGCCGTATTTGTGGTATGACGCTAGTAAGGCTATAAATTTAACAAGAAacattgtttttagtttttttgcatttgcGACTGCACTTTAAATAGATATGTGTGCATTTTCAGGTCACCAGCATACTCCATCACCTTAAAAGACAGAACACAGTACCTTCAAACATCTACAGGTACACATTACCTCTAACCGGTGTGCAACAATATTCAGACATTATTAGAGTAGAACTCTGAATTTCAAATCTCAATTGGTCTAGAGATAAAAGTTTCTTCTAAAaacatacactatcattcaaaagttaggggttggtaagattttaaaaagactttttatttatttatgtagtttCTTAtccttaccaaggctgcattaaaaatacaataaaaacagcaatactgtgaaatattattacaatttaaaataactgttttatatttttttccagtgatgacaaagctgaattttcaggtgCCACttctccagtcatcagtgtcaaatgatcctcagaaatcattctaaaatgctgctttggtgctcaataacatttattttgttttgtttggattttTGCATTTGCAACTGCGTTCAAATAGATATTTTACTGGTTATCTTTCTGGCTCCATTCACACATAGTATTTGGGATTGATAATGATGTTTGCTATAAGGTTTATCATTCAGTAGcaggaatgaatgaattaaacaaTGACAGATGGTGACAGAAAAGGAGGATGACATGTAACATTATTAGTAACTGACAACAAAGAACAACCGAAACATGTGTCTCTAATGTTGGGGCTTCACTAAGCCCTTTTAAGGGGCCTTCCGTCTCCTTTAAAACCACATATGGCAAGTTTTGGCTCCTCCCCGTCTTTAAGTCAGCATTATTAAGCATTTTCTTCAGTCTGCAGAGGTGCAGCGTTAGCGCCGGAAGCAGAGGGCAAGGTGTGTGCATTTACTGATATATTGTTACGATATCTGCATCTGCGCAAtgctttgtcataaatgcagtttacatAGCATGAAATTTCCATTGAAAAGAGTTAATAAAGAGTTTTGCAACCAACTCTTTCTCCCTTTAGCTCTTGTGAATTGGTCTCTTAGCTGAAAGACTAAACAGAGACACAGGGTGAAACGGACTTCCCACGACACCCTCACAGCTCCCCACTAGCTTTTTAAACTCCAGTGCTGTCTGTTGATCTTATTCAATTACTTCTCAGCCATAATAACTGATACTGCTGTGAAAGAAGGTATCAGATTCTATTCTTTCTCAGAAAAGAGAGCTGGTCCCTGCCTCTTTCGTGGGACAATAAAATCCCTCAAGCCCAttgtgaaacaaaaataaaaagttttaatttaagaAACAGAAGCACAATGGCAAATAAATATAGATGGATTtttgaataaaatagaaaatgtattagATTTTTCTTATATGCATTATATAAACACAAGAGAGATGTCACTGCTCTTACTTGATCTGATCTACAACTTGGTCAAGACGATGGAAAAGATCATGGAAGAGGATGCAGCTAGACTTGCTGTTGATATCATGCCCATAGCTTCGCTTCCAGTACTGTTTCAGGTCACCAGCATACTCCATCACCTTAAAAGACAGAACACAGTACCTTCAAACATCTACAGGTACACATTACCTCTCACCGGTGTGCAACaatatatttagacattattagaGTTGCATTCTGAATTTCAAATCTCAATTGGACTAAAAATAAAAGGTTCTTTTCaaaacatacactaccattcaaaagttttactGTTTCagtataactgttttatattttattcctgtgatggcaaagctgaatatatatatatatatatattattaatgcaGCTGTGCTACTTCTGAACTGTGtgtaaatatttcagtaatttagatatttatattcgCTTTAGTCTTCACCATGgcaacaaataattaatatttaaagacttaataagctatttattttcaaactattacatttagcagacgcttttatccaaagcgatatACAAGCGTGCATTCAAGCTAGGCCTATACATTATTTACCAgtatatgtgttccctgggaatcaaacccatgaccttttccGCTGCTTACACAATGCTCTACccctgagccacaggaacaacgTCAACTtaaaactttttcagttactcgttagttaacatgaaataaaaatcactgcatttattcatcttaattcatgttaatttcaaattAATATCAAATGTTGGGTCtgctaatattatttaatggcactaacatgaaatttttttattaatcaactttaacaaataatattCACTAATGCAAGTTAGCTCTTCcatattgttagttaatgttaacctGCTTTAACTAAAGAGAACTTATTGGACATTGTAAAGAGTTacctattattattttgttaatctGAACTTAAGTCTTTTGTACTCTAATCTTGAAACAATTGttaactttatatttttaaataaagtctttCTTTAGTAAAAGATCTTTCATATAAAGTTATTGAGCCTGTTTTTTTACTCACTAAATTCTGTATTGTGGTAAAAATATGCCGAGATAAAAGCTTCAACGACTATTGTGAAAATTTGATACCATCACATACCTAATGTACATTCAATAGGactataaataattacataattagcCTATTAAATATGTCTAaagttatataaattatataaaaaccttgtgtactgtttttattcttataaattaaataatcatgtttGTAAATGTCTCCTTATATCCTCTTATTAAGTTAAAACgcatcattttaaaaatgtgtgcctctacattttttttatgtgctcttTGGCAAAAGATAAGCATTAAGTACATAAGTATACTATATGTAagaattgtttttgtttcagaAGATCTGCACTGTTCCAGTACCTGTGCATCTTCCTCGTCAAACAACTGGCACCAGGGTGAGTTCAGATCATGGATAGTAAACTCATATGCACACAGAAAGAAAGCTGCTTCCACTGAATCTgtgaagcaaaataaataattaagacaaTGTGTCATTTGCTAACGCATTAGACAGTAGACCAAATTACACAGTAAATTGTACATTTCTTTATGTAATGTTATTTTGTTGTTATGTCTtgatatttgataaaaatgtgttgGTGTATATGTCAATATTTTTGCACTTTCACTGCCATCTAATGGTCATACCAAAGACTGCAGAAATTCTTTCCATCTCTCACTATCTCTCACTCACTGTTTGTGCATTGATATACAACTGCTGACCGCAGCAGATCAAGTGAGCAGCCTTGACCTCTAAACTCTTTAAGAAAATCCTGCTTCATCGACTGTGGAATGGTTTTCTTGCTTTTGTGCTTCTCATTGCCAAATGTTCCCGTCTTAATTCTATTCTTGAGAATAAAAGAATTGCCAAATAGAAGTATTTTAACCCTCATAAGGATACATATTTCAACAGgtcaatgaatgtgtgtgtgtgtctgctgaaAAAGCAAACTTTgcatagagattttttttctgtggctATCTAACATATCGGACATCTTAGTGCTGTGGTTGCAATACATATGTAAAATTTTGAACTTTGGAAGCCCAGCCCTGTTAACCacacttaaacttatgcatttggcagacggttttatcaaaagcgacttacagtacattcaggctatacattttttacctaacatgtgttccctgggaatcaaacccacaaccttttgcgatgctaacacaatgctctaccactgagccgcAGGAACACTCAACCAGTCAGAGTTGCAGACTTGGAATTTCTTAATATTTTAGATTTCCGACCATTTTAATttgtagattttctttttatttataaataatctcAAGAATTTCTAATCCATTTACATGATGCTTTACATGCATCCTCACGTCACATAAATATTTGAAAAGGCAAACAATGGTAATTGCTAGAACAATTATTTTTCTGTCTTCAGGTTCTCatctaaaaatgtttcttttatatATTAGTCTCACATGCTACCAGGAAGGAAGTGTGTGTCATAATATGCTGATGTGCAAAGATTTGTGGTTGCAATAGTCTCCATCCATGTCAGTTTTATTGGCCAAGGTCCACCCATGAGGCCATtagaccgacatgtcaaacaaccaatcacagtttgtatCATTTCAGCATCACGTTTTGGGGCATGGAAATGTCgtcacaataacagaccagtgtgtaaaactctctgacgtattttaaagattctatgccatgaactttaaatatttcacatacttttgacaatccagcatttagttgatcctgacaAGTGTTCATCCTAACAGTTCTAAACTAGGCAGCTTTCTTCTTTCATAAGGGGGTTTGACACCACGTCATCTTTGTTTCCATGTGGAacattaaagaacgcgacacacacatctcccagaaatcctgtataattcaaccaatccaatgacaacttcgaaactcctgaagtgtttccacttttgtgtcccatatgcatcagacgttcaaCTAACACTCCGTAggcatgacgtctgaggctgagactatagTTGCACGGGCATTACATTTAGAGGGAACTGAATTTGCaacattttttctgaaaaaatggtaGTACTGGTAGTACAACAGCTCTTTCCATAAAACAAATCCAacatatcaaattaaagcagtctGCAAAGTTAAGATGCTCAAAGTTCAATTCAAAGGgagatattttcttttaaagaaatcgtTGTTTAAGGACTACAAAAAAAggctggtagggactacaacaaTCTTCTTCCTAGGTTTGTGACATCACTAACCCCGATGTTTACATAAACCCTGCCCCCAACATGCCACTACCAGTAATGGTAAGGGGACGTGACAAACAGACCATTAAACTCATTTGAGATACATCAGGGCTGTACAGACCAATCAGCGTATGACATCAAAACCCGGCGAAATCGATTTAAAAGCCTAAAGAGTCGTCTGCTCTCCAATcactcttgcggtactttgatgtcatacgcCAATCGGTCTGTACAGCACCgatgcatctcaaacaagcctattaTCTAACTGCACAGCAACATTTTCGACACTGCTTTATTTTAGCATTTGTGACTGTGTAAAAAGGTCATGATCATATTACTGTAAGTCATCACTGACCAACGGTGATGCTGGCGTAAGGGACCTTCAGCCTGTCAGCCATTTTCTCCATTACACTTTTCATCTCAGGGCCTTCTTTAAAACGTTTCACCTCCTCCAAGGCACTCTTGTTGTTCTCCACTTCTTTCACAAACCGTTCACACTGGTCAAAGTAACGCATTAAAGCGTCATTAACAGCAGGTTCCAACTCAGCtagaaaatgaaacaaataaatgcatttaaaaaataaaacatgatggcCTTAGCATAGtgttgtcaaacgattaatcgtgattaataatgattaatataGACTTAGTGCAGGGCTGGGTCCTCAAGCATTACCCTCTGTGCCGAGTCCTTCCATTAGTCCCTCTCTGAAAGCAATGGTGCTGTTCACACACCTGTGCTTGGAGCTGGTGGTCAGTTTCACGCGTCCGTGACGCACATTGTCCTCTGTCAGCAAAGAAGGGAACCATTTGATGAGTCTCTGCGCCAGGTGCCTGTGATCCGCACGGCCCTTGTCCACCAGTCGCCCGTCCATTTCATCAGTGTACCACATCTTCCACTGAGACTTTATCTCTGAAAAACCATTTAAGTTGCCGGTTGCATCACGCATGACGAGATCATAAAATTCGCGCATCTTCTGAATGTTTTTAGTGGTCGGGTACCTCGTCCCGTGCCGGACTATAGCTGTCAAATGAATTTCGCTGCATTTCGAGGGAGGCAGTGTCACAAGGGAATTGTTTGTGGCTAAAAGATCGCCGATTAAGTACGTGTTGACCTCTTCGTAGCGACCTTTGGAGCCAAAATACTTGGCGATCGCTGGAATGCTATTTTTTGGGGACGAGTGGATGCTACAAGAAGACATTAACGCCCAGTAACTTATAATACAATGAAAAAGAACAAAGAATATGGTTGTTACCGCTTGTTTGGCCATTTTTGTGTTTTGGGGTCCGTTGCTCGGTCTCCTTTTGCGCAACTGAAAGGTTACTCATTTCAATCAGACTTTACCCGCAGCTGATGTTTGCGGATGTTTACACTGAGGACCTCAGAGATGTTGGCCAAATAGTAGCTTTCCCTGGTATTCTGCTTTCTCTGTCTCTGCATTTTGTGCTGGTTGCGCTGGTCTTGacaaatagtaaaataaatgaaaccagCGAAATTACGAGAATTAATTGAAGTCAATAGACATGTCATAGAAATTCATATATTCTATGCTCTGAATACCTTAGAAAACAAAAATCTTTAAGTGACGTGAAATCGGTAAcaaccattaaaaatatatatatatatttgacaatattattaatacttaaaTGTTTCTGCACTATATATGGGTTTGTTTTGGTTGTAGTAGgactaaataaatatgtatgttaCTATATGATTAATTACTGTGCCATAAAAAAAACGATATCTATTATGTTTATTCAGTAAGAAAACAAGTTTACCACACGCATTATATCCAACActagaaatacattttgaatcatttgaaaacagttaatttatttaacatcttgACTTCATTTTATTAAtgcttttgttttgtattatttatttattgttacatACATCTATAAATTGTGCTTTGCGTGTAATGTCACCTCTTTGTACGCAATGTTGATATTCTctgtactactactaataatattacTTATGAATGGGAGAAACTGCTATGTGCAATATGCTGTTTGGTAATGTTATTGCGTCACTGCAGTTGCCGTTAGAAGTTTCGGTTTCCATAG
The sequence above is drawn from the Carassius carassius chromosome 31, fCarCar2.1, whole genome shotgun sequence genome and encodes:
- the LOC132111505 gene encoding multiple inositol polyphosphate phosphatase 1-like translates to MAKQAVTTIFFVLFHCIISYWALMSSCSIHSSPKNSIPAIAKYFGSKGRYEEVNTYLIGDLLATNNSLVTLPPSKCSEIHLTAIVRHGTRYPTTKNIQKMREFYDLVMRDATGNLNGFSEIKSQWKMWYTDEMDGRLVDKGRADHRHLAQRLIKWFPSLLTEDNVRHGRVKLTTSSKHRCVNSTIAFREGLMEGLGTEAELEPAVNDALMRYFDQCERFVKEVENNKSALEEVKRFKEGPEMKSVMEKMADRLKVPYASITVDSVEAAFFLCAYEFTIHDLNSPWCQLFDEEDAQVMEYAGDLKQYWKRSYGHDINSKSSCILFHDLFHRLDQVVDQINSDGALSEAVTVQVGHAETLLPLLSLLDLFKDDIPLSSTNFATQKKRILRSGNIVPYAANLLVVLYKCPEGIRMGVRLNEKSLTLPGLTDPVPMYEDVKKRYGALLEGCDQETVCKINS